The following is a genomic window from Halobacterium sp. R2-5.
TTCGTGGTCGCCGCGACGCTGACCGGCGTGGTCGTCGGCGCCGTGTTCGCCTCCCTCCGCATTCCGATTCCCGCGCCGCCGTCGCTGGCTGGCGTCATGGGCATCGTCGGCATCTGGTTGGGCTACCGGCTCGTCAAGTACTTCGACGTCGGTTTCGACCTGCTCGACGCAC
Proteins encoded in this region:
- a CDS encoding DUF1427 family protein, coding for MNVAFVVAATLTGVVVGAVFASLRIPIPAPPSLAGVMGIVGIWLGYRLVKYFDVGFDLLDALGV